Genomic segment of Dromiciops gliroides isolate mDroGli1 chromosome 3, mDroGli1.pri, whole genome shotgun sequence:
CCCGGATGAGGCCGTGGCGGGAGCGGATGCGGGAGCTGGCCACGGCCCGGGGATCCCGCACCAGGTGGATGACCTTGAGGTCCAGGGCCGGGTCCCGCAGCAGCGGGGCCAGCACGGCCACGTCGAAGACCCGCACCCCCTTGATGACGAGGGTGCGGTACTTGCGGCACTCCTCCTCGAAGCGCGCCAGCCGCTGGGGCGGGCATTTCTTGCACACGCGGTCGTCCACCAGCCCCACCACCTCCTTGCGGTAAGCCGGGCACAGGGGCGAGGAGCAGACCACCTTGTTGGTGGCGGCCCCGAAGATGCCCAGCGTCGTCAGGTTGCGCCCCCCGCTGCCCGCGGGGCTGTACAGCTGGAAGACGGAGAGGTCGCAGCGGTAGAGGGCGCTCAGCATGTCCCGCGCCGCGCCCTGCAGGGACACCGCGTCGCCGGGGTACAGCTTCTGCCACACGTGCCACACGGGCTCGTAAAGGAAGAACACCTCGGGGTTCTGGTTGAAGAGCTCCCCGAAGAAGGACGAACCCGAGCGCCACGTAGTGAACACGTACACCAGCTGGCGCTTGCGGGGGCCCCGGGCCGGGCCGGAGCTGGCGCCGGGGCCGCTGCTGTTGCCGCCGCCCCCCGGGCCGGGCCCCGCGCTGCCCGGGGCGGCCGCCGCGGCGGGCGCGCGGTACAAGGAGCGGAGGTCGGGGCGCGCCGGCGAGCCGGGCTGCCGGGCCGGGGGCGGCACGGCCCCCGGGGGCTCCCCGCGGCACTGCTGCGGCGGCTCCTTGTGCCACTTATAGTCCAGGAGGTTGAGCATGGTCAGCAGGAGCAGCAGCGCGTAGCCCGCGCACAGGACCAGCGCCTTCCTGCGGAACACCTTCATGCCGAGCGGCGAGGAGGGCCAGCGC
This window contains:
- the CHST2 gene encoding carbohydrate sulfotransferase 2, which translates into the protein MSNSSARALPPGGSPWPPAAVPRPPLLQLRPLSPGAPAAGGLSLFPPWPRRLGRRWPSSPLGMKVFRRKALVLCAGYALLLLLTMLNLLDYKWHKEPPQQCRGEPPGAVPPPARQPGSPARPDLRSLYRAPAAAAAPGSAGPGPGGGGNSSGPGASSGPARGPRKRQLVYVFTTWRSGSSFFGELFNQNPEVFFLYEPVWHVWQKLYPGDAVSLQGAARDMLSALYRCDLSVFQLYSPAGSGGRNLTTLGIFGAATNKVVCSSPLCPAYRKEVVGLVDDRVCKKCPPQRLARFEEECRKYRTLVIKGVRVFDVAVLAPLLRDPALDLKVIHLVRDPRAVASSRIRSRHGLIRESLQVVRSRDPRAHRMPFLEAAGHKLGGKKEGLGSGPADYHALGAMEVICNSMAKTLQTALQPPDWLRGHYLVVRYEDLVGDPVKTLRRVYDFVGLLVSPEMEQFALNMTSGSGSSSKPFVVSARNATQAANAWRAALTFQQIKQVEEFCYQPMAVLGYERVNSPEEVKDLSKTLLRKPRL